Below is a window of Arabidopsis thaliana chromosome 2, partial sequence DNA.
GACCATACAGAATAATCTGCAGAGGCATAAAGATATTCTACCAGCATTCATTGCAGAAGCATATGGTGAAGAAAGCAATTCCCAACATGGAAAGTGATTCTTTCGAGCGTAGTACTCACATGAAGGGCAAGAACGAGTGGACTGCTTTAGAGAATGAGATTCCAGTGGTAGAGAAACATTTAGAGTCACAAAAGGAGAGCTTGTGTTTGTAATAAtaggaaaaatgaaaaggagtAGAGTTAGTTGAAGAGATAGCTTGGGAGCTGCAGAAGtcatttatttgaaaactaaaaattccATGTTAGGAAGATAAACAGAAGCcttcatttatttgtttttttttagttgctTTATTTGTGTGGCtaccttattttttttggagaacACACCAATCATCTCATTAAAACTTCAAGATTTCAGGAACAACACATAACTGAACTTTCAAAGTTTTATTACCATAAGCTTAATCGAAATGATATTATCCTTTCCTACACTACAAGAAATCTAATTGTTACAGGACAGGGTAAAAAGACAAATCACATTGATAAGTACCTTAGGATCACCGCTTTCTTCAACTCGCTTCTTGAAGCTTTATAGTAGCATCAAAGCTGAAACTTTCACCTGGTTCAAATGTTTCTTCAAGATCTTCATAGCTTTGCACAACAGTCAACTCTTTGCCAACCTTAAGGTCTTCCTACAAAGCATCaacaaccaaaatcaaaccatTTTAAACTCCAGCTACAAAAGATGATTTACTCACTGAAGACAATCAAACTAAGGCTGTTGCCAATAATTCTAATTCTAGTAGCTAAATCTGACTCAAATAGAATCTGCTGAGAAGCATAAGCTTATGAAATACCTGTTTAACATAGTCTTCGATAGCAGAATTGATTAATTTCTTTATCACCTGCTTATAGACTTTAGAATATCCAAGGATCTCTAACAAAACATCTTTGGGTATCTGCAAATAAAAGTAAAGGAGAACTTGAGCATACGCCAAATAACAACTCAATGTAAGTGCTTAAGTGAGTTTGCCAGCATATAATATCACTGCAAGAACTCTGAATCTGAGAGTATCACTAAAGTGTATCAAATGATCTTTTACAGATAAGTCCAATCTCGTCAAATAAAAACACATGCTCCATTGCCAAACCACTTGATGgttaaattattttaccaTAATGCTAAAATAATGGATTCTCTAAAATACACTGAAGTAAAAACTTACATTTGGGGTCTTTCCTGTAGTTCCAAAGTTGATAAGAAGATGtagaagaggaaaagaaacgaaaacaGCAATGGGAAAAACATTAGAGAAGCAATCAAATGAATTCAGCTACTAGTCATCAGCAACAAATCATACTAACTACAAGAGATTTCCAGAACCTTATGCTACCTATCAACATTGTTTACAAGGGTAACTTGAATGTCCACCCTATTTAGTCAAATCTTTCTAAAGCAATAACGAAATTACAAAGTGCAGAGAGTTGAAGGAAACCTGCAATCTaactctaaaaagaataaaacaattttgtccCTCGGAGAAAACACTAATACATAGCTTCCCATAGCTTATACAGTATTTGTGAAGTCATACCTCCTTTAACTCTTCGGAACCCCGGGATTGGCTGAGCTGCAGCAAccattttctcaaaaacatgattgaataCAGTTTGAGTCTTCTCTCCTGACACTTGTACATGCACCTGCTCAAGCCAATAGAGAACATAAGATGGAAAAGCAACAAAGTCATCATAATTAGATCATTTCACCAGTATGATGTTTCTTTGGCGCAGAAACAACGGCATACCTTAACCTCATTGCTGGTTTCAGTCTCCACTTTCGTAATCAAAACAGATTCATCCTTGGAAGAAGTCTCTACATCTGCAAAGAGAAACACatgttcacaaaaaaaaaaaaaaaaagctaaaacaacaaaaaagaagaggataTAATTATAAAGCGTGAACCTGATGGTGCAGCACAAACCGCGACAAACTGTCTATTCGTTGCTCTgtaaagagtaaagaagaaaacatcaatGATCATCCAAAGGGAGAAACTAGACACTCCAGTAAACACAATCAATGGTTTCTCAGTGTAGTCATAAGACTTTAAATATTGCTCATGATTCAAGCAAAAATTCAGAAGTTATTGATACCTAGTTCTCGGTAATTTATACCTTGTACAGAGTTTCTGTTGCACTGAATAAGTTGGAGGAAGAGTTAAAAACgaagaaaattgaaatctgGGTTTTGGATTAATTGTCTGCAAATCAAAACGGAAAATGTTGGAGCAAAATTACAGAATTTGAATAAGAGATGatactaaagaagaagaaagggctTACTGTAGAGTTAAAGCTACAAAACGAGAGACTGTGGATGATTGTCTGCATTATCTATAGCTGTTGGTTCTGTGGCGCCTTCTTGCTCTAATATGAGATTCAAAATGAATTAATTACGAAAGTTTTTGGTAAATACTTGATTTCTTCGAGTTCCAGAATTTGAAACTCCACAGGAGGAATTCGCGGGGAATTCGTACAGAACAGTCATTGCATCGAGAGTAAAATCGATaggagatgaagagagatATAACCTTGTGTAGGAGTATAAAGAGAAACGCGGAGGACGGAGAGAGTCGGAGATGAAACGAAGAAGCAGATAGAGTGAAGAAGAACGATGGTTCTATCCTATAAGTATATGCATATTTACGATTTTAA
It encodes the following:
- a CDS encoding bacterial trigger factor, coding for MQTIIHSLSFCSFNSTTINPKPRFQFSSFLTLPPTYSVQQKLCTRATNRQFVAVCAAPSDVETSSKDESVLITKVETETSNEVKVHVQVSGEKTQTVFNHVFEKMVAAAQPIPGFRRVKGDTQRCFVRDPWIF
- a CDS encoding bacterial trigger factor: MQTIIHSLSFCSFNSTTINPKPRFQFSSFLTLPPTYSVQQKLCTRATNRQFVAVCAAPSDVETSSKDESVLITKVETETSNEVKVHVQVSGEKTQTVFNHVFEKMVAAAQPIPGFRRVKGGKTPNIPKDVLLEILGYSKVYKQVIKKLINSAIEDYVKQEDLKVGKELTVVQSYEDLEETFEPGESFSFDATIKLQEAS